One Mycolicibacterium sarraceniae genomic window carries:
- a CDS encoding potassium transporter Kup — protein MSTATKARTGIIVGALGVVFGDIGTSPIYTVQTLFNPGDPHPVPITNANVYGVVSLIFWSVMTIVTLTYVTLVMRADNEGEGGVMALITLVRRLGSRSSPRVISALSALGILGAALFFGDSMITPAISVLSAVEGLKLVDPSLADWVVPITAVIIVGLFAVQKRGTAAVGRFFGPVMIVWFLVIAACGVRGIAAHPQIIKALSPTYALEFIFGHFHIAFFALAAVVLSVTGAEALYADMGHFGRKAITWGWLGLVLPALVLNYLGQGALLLGNKSVVNAPFFLLVPTGWELPMAILATAATVIASQAVITGAYSVASQAAQLGYLPRLRIAHTSASSIGQIYVPWINGMLMVAVLILVFAFRSSAALGYAYGMAVTGTITITTLLFLYIAHTRWRWPLWMVIVGGGALLTVDLMFLAANLTKLVHGAWLPLLIGVVTFTVLITWQRGSIVVSQAREKAEGPLQPFIDEINTHRPPYPRVPGTAVFLNREDETAPLSMRANVNYNHVVHERVLILSIVVPPVPRVSDEDRISVDDLGDPDDGIWYVKAQFGYMERVDVPSALRMVDPTLIGGSIDCTRASYFLSKIEPVSGNQPTMAPWRKRLFIATSLLAADSVGYFGLPGDQTVLIGSRIEV, from the coding sequence GTGAGCACGGCGACCAAGGCGCGGACCGGGATCATCGTGGGTGCGCTGGGAGTGGTCTTCGGTGACATCGGTACCAGCCCGATCTACACCGTCCAAACCCTGTTCAACCCGGGCGATCCGCATCCGGTCCCGATCACCAACGCCAACGTCTACGGCGTCGTGTCGCTGATCTTCTGGTCGGTGATGACGATTGTCACCCTCACCTACGTCACGCTCGTCATGCGCGCCGACAACGAGGGGGAGGGCGGTGTCATGGCCCTCATCACCCTGGTGCGCAGGCTGGGCAGCCGGTCCAGCCCACGGGTCATCAGCGCGCTGTCGGCACTCGGAATCCTCGGTGCGGCACTGTTTTTCGGCGACAGCATGATCACCCCGGCCATCTCGGTGCTCTCCGCGGTGGAAGGCCTGAAGCTCGTGGATCCGTCGCTGGCGGACTGGGTGGTACCGATCACCGCCGTCATCATCGTCGGGTTGTTCGCCGTGCAAAAGCGGGGCACCGCCGCGGTGGGCAGGTTCTTCGGTCCGGTGATGATCGTGTGGTTCCTGGTTATCGCTGCATGCGGTGTGCGCGGGATCGCCGCTCACCCGCAGATCATCAAGGCGCTGTCCCCGACGTACGCACTGGAATTTATCTTCGGCCACTTCCACATCGCGTTCTTCGCACTCGCCGCCGTCGTGCTGTCGGTCACCGGTGCCGAAGCGCTCTACGCCGATATGGGCCACTTCGGCCGCAAGGCCATCACCTGGGGCTGGCTGGGGCTGGTGCTGCCCGCGCTGGTGCTCAACTACTTGGGCCAGGGTGCGCTGCTACTGGGCAACAAGAGTGTGGTCAACGCACCGTTCTTCCTGCTGGTGCCCACCGGCTGGGAGTTGCCGATGGCGATCCTGGCCACCGCGGCAACGGTGATCGCCTCGCAGGCGGTGATCACCGGGGCGTATTCGGTGGCCTCGCAGGCGGCCCAGCTCGGGTACTTGCCGCGGCTGCGGATCGCGCACACCTCGGCCTCGTCGATCGGCCAGATCTACGTCCCGTGGATCAACGGCATGCTGATGGTGGCCGTGCTGATTCTGGTGTTCGCGTTCCGCAGCTCGGCGGCGCTGGGCTACGCCTACGGCATGGCGGTCACCGGCACGATCACCATCACCACTTTGCTGTTCCTCTACATCGCGCACACCCGCTGGCGGTGGCCGCTGTGGATGGTGATCGTTGGCGGCGGTGCGCTGCTCACGGTGGATCTGATGTTCCTGGCCGCCAACCTGACCAAGCTCGTGCACGGGGCATGGCTGCCGTTGCTGATCGGGGTGGTCACCTTCACCGTGCTGATCACCTGGCAGCGGGGCAGCATCGTGGTATCGCAGGCCCGGGAAAAGGCCGAAGGACCGCTGCAGCCGTTCATCGACGAGATCAACACCCACAGGCCGCCGTATCCGCGGGTTCCCGGCACGGCGGTGTTCCTCAACCGTGAGGACGAGACGGCACCGCTGTCGATGCGAGCCAACGTCAACTACAACCACGTTGTGCATGAGCGGGTGCTCATCCTCTCGATCGTGGTGCCGCCGGTGCCTCGCGTCTCCGATGAGGACCGCATCAGCGTCGACGATCTCGGCGACCCCGATGACGGGATCTGGTACGTCAAGGCCCAATTCGGCTATATGGAACGGGTGGACGTGCCCAGTGCGTTGCGGATGGTGGACCCGACGCTGATCGGCGGCTCGATCGACTGCACGCGGGCGTCGTATTTCCTATCCAAGATCGAGCCGGTGTCGGGGAACCAGCCGACGATGGCGCCCTGGCGCAAGCGGCTCTTCATCGCCACGTCGTTGCTGGCTGCGGACTCGGTCGGGTATTTCGGGCTGCCGGGGGATCAGACCGTGCTGATCGGATCACGAATCGAGGTGTGA